In one window of Lynx canadensis isolate LIC74 chromosome A3, mLynCan4.pri.v2, whole genome shotgun sequence DNA:
- the RDH14 gene encoding retinol dehydrogenase 14 isoform X2, translating into MALVATVAALLAALGGTVWLAARRFVGPSVRHGGGDSGLMHGKTVLITGANSGLGRATAAELLRLGARVIMGCRDRARAEEAAGQLRRELRQAGGPGPGSDAGEAGELVVRELDLASLRSEEPRLDVLINNAGIFQCPYMKTEDGFEMQFGVNHLGHFLLTNLLLGLLKSSAPSRIVVVSSKLYKYGDINFEDLNSEQSYNKSFCYSRSKLANILFTRELARRLEGTNVTVNVLHPGIVRTNLGRHIHIPLLVKPLFNLVSWAFFKTPVEGAQTSVYLASSPEVEGVSGKYFGDCKEEALLPKAMDESVARKLWDISEVMVGILK; encoded by the exons ATGGCCCTGGTGGCTACAGTAGCGGCACTCCTGGCTGCACTGGGTGGGACTGTGTGGCTGGCGGCCCGGCGCTTCGTGGGGCCCAGTGTCCGGCACGGAGGAGGGGACTCCGGCCTCATGCACGGGAAGACTGTGCTGATCACAGGGGCGAACAGCGGCCTGGGCCGCGCCACGGCCGCCGAGCTGCTGCGCCTAGGGGCGCGGGTGATCATGGGCTGCCGTGACCGCGCGCGCGCCGAAGAGGCAGCGGGTCAGCTCCGCCGCGAGCTCCGCCAGGCTGGGGGCCCCGGGCCGGGCTCCGACGCCGGCGAGGCCGGCGAGCTCGTCGTCAGGGAGTTGGACCTCGCCTCGCTGCGTTCG GAAGAGCCTAGACTGGATGTCTTAATCAACAATGCAGGGATCTTCCAGTGCCCTTATATGAAGACCGAAGATGGTTTTGAGATGCAGTTTGGAGTGAACCATCTGGGGCACTTCCTACTCACCAATCTTCTCCTTGGACTCCTCAAAAGTTCAGCTCCCAGCAGAATTGTGGTAGTCTCCTCCAAACTTTATAAATATGGAGACATCAACTTTGAAGACTTGAACAGTGAACAAAGCTATAATAAAAGCTTTTGTTACAGTCGGAGCAAACTGGCTAACATTCTTTTTACCAGAGAACTAGCCCGCCGCTTAGAAGGCACAAACGTTACTGTCAACGTATTACACCCTGGTATTGTGCGGACAAATCTTGGCAGGCACATACACATTCCACTGTTGGTCAAACCACTTTTCAATTTGGTGTCGTGGGCTTTTTTTAAAACCCCAGTAGAAGGTGCCCAGACTTCAGTTTATTTAGCCTCTTCACCTGAGGTGGAAGGCGTGTCGGGAAAGTACTTTGGGGACTGTAAAGAGGAAGCGCTATTGCCCAAAGCTATGGATGAGTCTGTTGCAAGAAAACTCTGGGATATCAGTGAAGTAATGGTTGGCATATTAAAATAG
- the RDH14 gene encoding retinol dehydrogenase 14 isoform X1, whose translation MALVATVAALLAALGGTVWLAARRFVGPSVRHGGGDSGLMHGKTVLITGANSGLGRATAAELLRLGARVIMGCRDRARAEEAAGQLRRELRQAGGPGPGSDAGEAGELVVRELDLASLRSVRAFCQEMLQEEPRLDVLINNAGIFQCPYMKTEDGFEMQFGVNHLGHFLLTNLLLGLLKSSAPSRIVVVSSKLYKYGDINFEDLNSEQSYNKSFCYSRSKLANILFTRELARRLEGTNVTVNVLHPGIVRTNLGRHIHIPLLVKPLFNLVSWAFFKTPVEGAQTSVYLASSPEVEGVSGKYFGDCKEEALLPKAMDESVARKLWDISEVMVGILK comes from the exons ATGGCCCTGGTGGCTACAGTAGCGGCACTCCTGGCTGCACTGGGTGGGACTGTGTGGCTGGCGGCCCGGCGCTTCGTGGGGCCCAGTGTCCGGCACGGAGGAGGGGACTCCGGCCTCATGCACGGGAAGACTGTGCTGATCACAGGGGCGAACAGCGGCCTGGGCCGCGCCACGGCCGCCGAGCTGCTGCGCCTAGGGGCGCGGGTGATCATGGGCTGCCGTGACCGCGCGCGCGCCGAAGAGGCAGCGGGTCAGCTCCGCCGCGAGCTCCGCCAGGCTGGGGGCCCCGGGCCGGGCTCCGACGCCGGCGAGGCCGGCGAGCTCGTCGTCAGGGAGTTGGACCTCGCCTCGCTGCGTTCGGTGCGCGCCTTCTGTCAGGAGATGCTCCAG GAAGAGCCTAGACTGGATGTCTTAATCAACAATGCAGGGATCTTCCAGTGCCCTTATATGAAGACCGAAGATGGTTTTGAGATGCAGTTTGGAGTGAACCATCTGGGGCACTTCCTACTCACCAATCTTCTCCTTGGACTCCTCAAAAGTTCAGCTCCCAGCAGAATTGTGGTAGTCTCCTCCAAACTTTATAAATATGGAGACATCAACTTTGAAGACTTGAACAGTGAACAAAGCTATAATAAAAGCTTTTGTTACAGTCGGAGCAAACTGGCTAACATTCTTTTTACCAGAGAACTAGCCCGCCGCTTAGAAGGCACAAACGTTACTGTCAACGTATTACACCCTGGTATTGTGCGGACAAATCTTGGCAGGCACATACACATTCCACTGTTGGTCAAACCACTTTTCAATTTGGTGTCGTGGGCTTTTTTTAAAACCCCAGTAGAAGGTGCCCAGACTTCAGTTTATTTAGCCTCTTCACCTGAGGTGGAAGGCGTGTCGGGAAAGTACTTTGGGGACTGTAAAGAGGAAGCGCTATTGCCCAAAGCTATGGATGAGTCTGTTGCAAGAAAACTCTGGGATATCAGTGAAGTAATGGTTGGCATATTAAAATAG